ATATGTCTTTTTGCTCTTTTTCATTATCTTTTAATGAAACCTATTTCAAAGATAATATCAAGTTTAAATAATACTGACAAAGATGGAATTCCTATAAATGAACTTCCTTTAGCTTTTTCAAAAGAATTAAATTTACTGGCTATTACAGCAAATAAAATGTTGTATTCAATAAAATCTTCAAGAAATATATTGAAAAAAAGTGAAAGCAGACTAAAGTATTTATTAGAAATGAGTCCTATTGCTGTAAGAATTGCAAAAGATAAAGGTACTAAAGTTGTATTTTCAAATCATACATATGCTTCTTTGATAAAAGAAGATTATGTAATTGATTCAGACCCCTCAAAATATTATAAAGATAAAAATGAATATAAACAAATAGTTGAAAAGATAAAAAATAAAGAAAAAATCTTTAATAGATTAGTTGAATTTAAAATAAAAGATAAAACAGTTTGGGCACTTGCTTCATATATGAGTATTAAGTTTGATCAAGAAGATTCTGTTATTGGTTGGTTTTATGATGTTACACGAGAAAAAAACTTACAAAAAGAGTTAACAAATCAAAAAAATGAATTTGAAGCAATATTTAAATATACAAAAGATGGATTAGCACTTTTAGATTTACAAAGTAATTTTTTAAAGTTCAATGAAGCTTATTTAAAACTAACAGGTTATACAAAAAAAGAGTTATTGACAAAATCTTGTATAGGTTTGACAGCCATTGAAGATAAATCAAGAACTCAAGAAGCAATCAATGATGTTTTAAAAGATGGTTCAAAAATAAATTTTGAGAAAAGTTGCTTAGTTAAAGATGGACGAACAGTAAGAGTTAATATGTCTTTGGTATTACTTCCTGATAAAAAAACAATTCTTTTAAGTGCCAAAGATATTACAGAACAAAATATTATACAATCACAAGCAAAACTAGCTTCAATGGGTGAAATGATAGGTAATATTGCTCATCAATGGAGACAACCATTAAATATCATATCAACAATTGCAAGTAGTATAAAAGTTAAAAATGAGTTTGGACAAAAAGTTGAACTTGATGATTTGTTATTTGATATGACACATATTATGCAACAAACACAATATCTTTCAAAAACAATAGATGATTTTAGAAATTTTATAAAAGATACAAATGAAAAAGAGGTTTTAAGTATTGTTAATACTATTGAAAAAACATTAGTTATAATTCATTCATCTTTCTTAAATAATAATATAAAAATCATAAAAGATTATGAAGATGATATAGAAATATTAGGTTATGAGAATCAACTTATTCAAGCTATTATGAATATATTAAATAACTCAAAAGATGCAATTGTTGAAAATGTGTTAGATGATGATGAAAAAATAGTTTATATAAGCACTAAAATTGTAAATAAAGAATTGATTGTTTCTATAAAAGATAGTGGTAAAGGAATAGATAAAAATAATATTGATAAGGTTTTTGAACCATATTTTACTACAAAACATCAAAGTGTTGGTACTGGTATTGGCTTATCTTTAGCACATCAAATTATTACAGAACATCACAATGCTTTGATTGAAGTTTCAAATTGTACTTTTACTGCAAACTCAAAAAAGTATAAAGGTGCTTGTACAAATCTAATATTTAAAATCTAAAAAAGTCTATATGTTAGTTTTTTTAGAATCTTTTTTAAAGTTTTTGTCTCTTCTTCTGATAATATATCAAAAAAGTATTTTCTATTTTCAATCATTTCATCCATGCACTTAAGTGTTAGTTCTTCCCCTTTTTGCTCAAGTGAGACTAACATACTTCTTTTGTCTTGTGCTGATGGTATTCTTGAAATTAATTTTCTACATTCTAATTTTTTTAGAACCTTTGTCATTCCACCAGATGAAAAAACTGTTGCTGAGTATAAATCTGTGGGAGATAATGTCTTACCATTAAAATACAATGCTGCTAGTACATCTATTTCTGAATGGCTTAAATCATACTTTTCTTTTATATAGTGTTCTGTTTCATTAAACAAATTTCTATATATTAAAGTAATTGGAAGTGCTATTGCAAACTGCTCATAACGAGGGTTGCTAACTGTTTCTTTAAAGAATTGGTCTAAATGTTGTTTTTCCATTTTAAAATTCTATCTAAAATAAGATTAAAAAGATAAATCTTTCTGGAAAGATATATTTAAGCTAATTAATGTTATCTTTCTAGCAAGATAAAAGGAGTTATTTTGAAAAAAATTTATTTTCTATTTTTTATCCCAATTTTACTTATGGGACAAACCTTAGATGAACTAATAGATTTATCTATTAAAAATAGACTAGTTGATTCATATAAAAGTGATTTAGAATCGTTAAAAAAAGAGTATAATAGTGTAAAAAGCGGTTATTTACCAAGTTTAAATCTTGGTGTAAACTATTCAAAAGCAAATAAAGAAATTGCTTCAACACCTGATAATAATACAACACTTAATGCTTCGATTGATTACACTTTATATGATGGTGGAAAAAAATACGACAGATATTCAAGTTATGAAATGAGTATAAAAGGTAAAAAAGAAGATTTATCTTCTATTAAAAATCAAATATCTTTAGATGTTACTAAATATTATTATGATTATTTGTCATTATTAGCAAAAAAAGATGCAAAAAATAAAGAAATTGAACAGTTAAAAGCTCAATATGAAAGATTAAATAGATTTTTAGAAGCTGGAACTACAACAGAAGATGAAATACAAAAAATTATTTCAAGAGTTCAAAGTGCAAATGTAAGTTTGCATGAAATAGAGTTAGAACTTCAAACTATTATTCATAATTTAAAATATATCACAGGGCAAACAGTAAGCATTGATGATGGTTCATTTGTAGAGCCTTTAAAACAAGAGCAAATTCAAAGTAATAGAGCAGATATAAACTCTTTGAAGTTTCAAGTAAAAGCTTTATTTGAAGATGCAAGTGCACAAAAAAGTGATTATTTGCCAACAATAAGTGTAAGCAATACTTACACTCATGCAGATATGAATTATGATAATAGTGACTTTAAAGCACCTTATGATGAACAAAATATATTTTCAGTTAATTTAAAATGGAATATTTTTTCATTTGGAGAGACAAAAAATAGATTTGAATCAAAATATAGAAAATATATTAGTGCAAAATCAAAATATGAGTATGAAAAAAATAGAGCAAATGTTGATTTACAATTGGCAAAAAAAGCATATGAAATTGCAAAATTAAAGATTGATTCTGCACAAGCTGGATTAAAAGCAGCAAATAGTGCATATGAAGTAATAAAATCAAAATATCAAAGTGGACTAATTGATAATGTTGCTTTTTTAGAATCTCTTAGTGAAAAATATGAAGCAATAAGTGTATTAAAAAGTGCTTTATATGATATAGAAGTTAAAAAAGCAAATCTTATTTATCATAGTGGAAAAAATTTAAAGGAATATATTAGATGAGAAAAAGAGTTTTACCCTTAATAGTTTTAATAGTTTTAGGTTTTAATGCTTGCAGTGATGATACTCAAGCAAAGCAACAAGCAAACTCGAAGCAACAAAGACCTGCTTTACCAGTAAAAGTATTTGATGTTAAAAATGAAACACCAACTATTTCAAAAGAGTATCCTGCTGTTATTACACCTTTTGAAGAGGTAAAGGTAATTGCAAGGGTTTCAGGAACTTTAGAAGAAAAGTTTTTTAAAGAAGGTCAATATGTAAAAAAAGGACAACTTCTATATAAAATAGAAGAAGATGTTTATAAAACAAATTTAAATATGGCAAGTGCAAATGTAAAAAAAGCACAAGCAAATTATAATAAATCATTGAAAGATTATCAAAGAGCAAATAAACTTTTAAAAAGTAAAGCTATTAGTGTTCAAAAGTATGATGAATATGTATATATTTATCAAGATGCGAAAGCTCAATTAGAAAGTAGTAAAGCTAGTTTAGAAAAAGCAAAAATTGAGTATGATTATGCAACAGTTGAAGCTCCAATTAGTGGTATAGTTGGTATAAAACAGAGTGATATTGGAGATTATGTTGGAACAAATGCATCTAATTCACTATTAGTTACTATAACTTCAATAAATCCAGTTCATGCTGAGTTTTCACTAACTAAAAATGATGTTGTAAGTTTTATTGAACAAGTAAGAAGTAAAAAGGTATATGTTACATTAGATGTTCTTGGAAAATCTTATAAAGGAGAGATTGATTATATATCTCCTAGATTAGATTTAGATACAGATACTTTACTTTTAAGAGCAAAATTTAATAATGATGATAATAACTTAATTGTTGGTGAATTTACAAAAATCAGTTTAAATAATATTACAGTTAAAAATGTACATATTATTCCAGAAGAGGCTATTTTAAAAACTGCAAATGGGGATTTTCTTTATGTAGTACAAGATGGTATAGCAAAACTTAAACCAATAAAGCTTGGAAGTTTATTACAAAGTGGTGTAGTAGTTAAATCAGGTTTAAAAACAGGTGATAAAATAATTGTTAGTAATATAGCAAAAGTAAGACCTGACACAAAAGTTCAAGTGTTAGGTAAATAGTATGTTTTCTTCATTTTTTATTAAAAACCCAGTGTTTGCTGCTGTTGTTTCTATAATTATTGTACTTACAGGAACAGTATCTATGATAAATTTACCAATAGAGCAGTACCCAAGAGTTATTCCTCCTCAGATTATTGTATCTGCTGCTTATCCAGGTGCAAGTGCTGAAACTATTGCAAAAACAGTAGCTGCACCAATTGAAGAGCAAATAAATGGTGCAACAGATATGATTTATATGAACTCTGTTGCTTCTGATAATGGAACAATTAGTATAAATGTCTTTTTTGAAGTTGGAACAAATCCAAATGATGCAAAAATTGATGTAAATAATAGAGTGCAAGCAGCCTTGTCTAAACTGCCTGAACAAGTACAAAGACAAGGAGTAAATGTAAGAGAGAGATCTCCTAGTATGTTGCAAGTTGTTATGCTTCATTCACCATCAAATGCCCATGATATTAAGTATTTGTCAAATTATGCATTAATCAATATAGTTGATGATTTAAAAAGAATTAGTGGTGTAGGTGATGCTACTATTTTTGGTGCAAAAGATTATGCTATTAGAGTTTGGATTGACCCTCAAAAATTAGCAAAACAAAAGCTAACAACAGCAGAAGTTATTGATGCAATAAAAGAGCAAAATGCACAATATGCAGCAGGTAAGTTTGCAGCAGAACCAATTGTAAATAAACAAATGTTTACTTATACTTTACAAACACAAGAAAGAATGAGTACTCCTGAGCAGTTTGGAAATATTATAATTAGAGCAAATGAAGATGGTAGTGCTTTAACATTAAAAGATGTAGCAACTATTGAGCTTGGTGCACAAAGTTATAATATGACAACAGAGTTAAATAATCAACCAGCTATTCCTATTGGTATATTTTTACAAAGTGGGGCTAATGCTTTAGAAACAGCAAAAGCTGTTGAAAATGTACTTGAAAATGCAAGTAAAACTTTTCCTGCAGGATTAGAGTATAAAATACCTTATGATAGTACAGAGTTTGTTGAGATATCTATAAAAGAAGTTGCAAAAACATTTGTTGAAGCAATTATTTTGGTTATTGCAATTATTTTCTTATTTTTACAAAATTGGAGAGCAACATTAATTCCAGTTTTAGCAGTTCCTGTATCTATTATTGGTGCTTTTATAGGAATGTATGCTTTAGGATTTAGTATTAATTTACTTACACTATTTGGACTTGTTCTTGCAATTGGTATTGTTGTAGATGATGCTATTATTGTTATTGAAAATGTCGAAAGGCATATGAGTGAAGGAAAAAGTGCAAAAGAAGCTTCTTTTATGGCAATGAAAGAAGTATCAAGTGCTTTAATTGCTATTGTATTAGTATTGTCATCTGTATTTATTCCTGTTGCATTCATGGGAGGATTAAGTGGTGAAATGTATAGACAATTTGCAATTACTATTGTTGTATCTATTGCAATTTCTGGTTTTGTAGCACTTACACTTACTCCATCGCTTTGTGCAATTATGCTTAAAGATGTACATACTAAGCCAAAAGGTTTTTTCAAATGGTTTAATAACATGTTTGACAAAGCAACACAAAAGTATTCAGTTTTGGTTCAAAAAACAATTAGATATTCAATATTGAGTATTCTATTATTTGGTGGATTAATTTTTGTATCTTATGATATGTTAAAAGATTTAAAAACAGGACTTGTTCCACAAGAAGATCAAGGAACGATTTTCTTATTTAGTTATAACCCACCAGGGGCTTCTTTAAGTAGAACTGAAAAATTAACTAAAGAAATAAATCAAATAGTAATGGATAATGAAAATGTTGAAGAAGTAGTCTCTTTAGCAGGTTTGGATTTAGTTACATTTGGTCAAAGAACACATGCAGCAGCTACAATTATTAAATTGAATGATTGGGAAGAAAGACCTAATGCTATGCAACATGCAACTGTAATTAATGAAAAATTCAATAAACAACTAATGGCTACTTCAGATGGATTTACATTTGGTGTTTTACCACCTCCAATTATGGGAATGAGTATTTCTGGTGGATTTGAAATGTATGTTCAAGATAGAAGTGGTGGAAAGATAGAGAATTTAAGTAAATATGTAAATGAGATTGTTTCTAAAGCAAACAAAAGAGAAGAGTTACAAGGTGTTAGAACATCATTAAATCCAAATATTCCACAATATAGAATATTAGTTGATATTAAAAAAGCAAAAGCAAAAGGTGTAAGAGTTGATGAAATCTATAACACTTTAAGTGCAACATTTGGAAGTTACTATGTTAACGATTTTAATTTATATGGAAGAACATATAAAGTAAATCTTCAAGCAAAAGGTGAGTATAGAAAAGGTGTAGAAGATCTTAAATTTGTACTTGTAAGAAGCAAAGATGGACAACTAGTTCCTATTAGTTCTTTAGTAACTGTAAAACCAATTGTTGGTGCAGATATTGTTGAAAGATTTAATCTTTTCCAAGCAGCTAAAGTTTCTGGACAACCTGCATTTGGTTTTAGTTCAGGTGATGCTTTAAATGCAATTGAAGAAGTTGCAAAAGAAGTACTTCCTCAAGGATATACAATTAGTTGGGTTGGTACAGCATATCAAGAAAAACAAATTTCTAGTAGTAGTGCACAAGCATTTATTTTTGGTATTGTTTTACTGTTTTTAATCTTAGCTGCTCAATATGGAAAATGGCTAATGCCTATTTCTGTACTTCTTGCAGTACCATTTGCAATTTTTGGGGCAATTGTAGCTACACATTTAAGAGGATTGGAAAATGATATATATTTCCAAGTTGGATTACTTGTTCTAACTGGACTTGCAGCTAAAAATGCAATTTTGATTGTAGAGTTTGCTTTACAAAAACAAAAAGAGGGCTTAAGTTTAGTTGATTCTGCTGTTGAAGCAGCAAAAATTAGATTAAGACCTATTATTATGACTTCACTTGCTTTTACTTTAGGAGTAGTACCTTTAGCATTAAGTAGTGGAGCAGGTGCAGCAAGTAGACATTCATTAGGTACTGGTGTAATTGGTGGAATGATATCAGCAACATTTATAGCTATTATATTTATTCCATTATTTTATATTCTAGTCTCAAAGTTAAGTAAAAAACAAAAATAAAATGGCACAAAAAATTTGTAAACATCAAAAAAGAGAATCAATAGCCTTTTCTTGTAAGAGTTTAATCTTACAAGAAGGCTTAAAAGATTTAACAATTTCAAGTTTAGCAAAAGAGGCTAATATTGGAAAAGGTACTATTTATGAGTATTTTGAAAATAAAGAAGATATAGTTTTAGAATTGGCAAATATACTTCATACAGAGTATCTTGACGAAGTTTACAAATTAGCAGCAAAAAAAAATAGTATTGAAGATAAAATTAAAGTGTTGATTTTAACTTCTTATGAAAAAAGATTTATTGAGTATAGAAAAATTTTCAAAGAGTTAATAGGTGTTTCTTACTACAAAACAAACTGTGCTTTTATGCTTTTTCAAAATCATTGGTATAAGCAAAATTATCAACTTTTATATAAATATATACAAAAAGCTATAAAAAATAAAGAGATTAAAGAGAATTCAACTATTTTTATAGATAGTATTTTGAGTACATTTGTAGGATACTTTATGCTCTCTTTTTCCAAATCAGACTTACAAAAGACCATCAATTCCATTGATTCATATATTAATAATCTTTTTTTAATGCTAAGAGTATAAATAAAACTATTTATACTCTGGTTTTTCAAGTTTTTTAATATTTGGATTAAACTCATCCATTATTGTTGGTTCTTCACCCACATCTTCATCTAAAATCCATGGTTCTCTTGCGCTTAATTGTTCATTACCAGATCGTGCTGGTGTGTTTTCTAAACTTAGACTTTTTAATAATCCAGCTATCATAATGATTATAATAACTGAAAAGGGCAATGCAGCTGTTATAACTGCTGCTTGTAAGGTTTCTAATCCTCCTGCTAGTATAAGTACACCTGTTAATAATGTTAAAATTATTCCCCATAAAACTCTATGTACAGCAGGTGGTGTTGTTGAGCCTGCTGATAAGATTGTAGTTATTACTAATGTTCCTGCATTTGCAGAAGTGATTAAATAAGTAGCAATTAAAACAATCATTAAAAATGACATTATTTCTCCAAGAATACCAACTTCAAGATTTTCAAGCATAACAAATAGTGCAGAAGATATATCATTGTTTACAGCTGCAACTATATCTTTTCCTAAAAATAACTCTTCATATAAAGCTGTTCCTCCAAATAGTCCTATCCAAACAATTGTGATAAGTGTTGGTGTTAGTAGTACTCCTGCTACAAATTCACCAATAGTTCTACCCCTTGAAATTCTTGCTATAAACATCCCAACAAATGGAGACCAAGCTATCCACCAACCCCAAAAAAATACTGTCCAAACAGATTGCCAATTTGTATCATGTGTTACATTAGTATGGAAAGTTAATCTAACTATATTTTGTATGTAGTGACCTGTTGCTTCTACTGTTACTCCAATTAAGTATTGAGTAGGTCCAAATACTAGTAAAAAAAGCAATACTATTATACTTAACCAAAAGTTCCCAATTGATAAAAGTTTTACTCCTTTATTTACTCCTGAGACTACAGAAATAGTTGCAATAATCATAATTGCAGTCATTACTCCTAGTTGTAAAAATAAAGATGGCTTAATATTTAAAACCTCTTTTAATCCAGCATTCATTTGCTCAACTCCCAAGCCTAGAGTTGTTGCAATACCAAAAACAGTACCAAATACTGCAAGAATATCTACAAAATCACCTAAAATTCCATCCACTTTTCTTCCAAATATTGGATATAGTGCAGAACGAATAGTCAAAGGATAGTCATGACGAAAAGAAAAATATGCCATTGTAAGTGCAATAAATGAAAAAATCGCCCAGCCATTTAAACCCCAATGAAAAAAACTAAGACTCATTCCTGTAATTGCAGCTTCTGGAGTCATAGCTGAACTTGTAAAGGGATTATTTTGAAATTGTATTATTGGTTGTGCTACAGACCAAAAAAGGATACCTACACCTGTTCCTGCTGCAAAAAGCATAGAAACCCAAGAAAAAAATGTAAATTCAGGTTGTTCTAAATCTCCCCCAAGTCTTACATTTTTATATCTTCCCATTCCCAGCCAAATCATAAAAGCTAATAAAAATGCTACTAATAAAACATAATACCACTCTAAAAAAGGGTTTAAAAATTCCCTTATATCTTTTAAGTAAATAGCACTTTTTAAAGGAAAATATCCAGTAATAGCAACACTTAAAAGTATCAAAAAAATACTTAGTATTGACATTTTCTTATTCATTCCTTTAAATATACCAATATTTGAAATTTCCATAAGATTCCTTATAGTTAAAATAGAATTTTTTAAGATAACATAAATATCTTAACATATAATTAAGAAATCACTTTTGTGTAACTATGCCTAGGTAATCATATTTTTAAAGCTAGAATTAGCTCTTTTTAGATAAAATTTATCAAATTATACTAAATGGATTTTATATATGATAGTAAATATTACTTTACCAAATAACACTTCTTATGATATTACAATTGATAGGTTAAATGAAATATATTATGATACAAAAGTTGTCATAGTTACAAACCCAACTGTAAGTTCATTTCACTTAGAGTATTTAAAAGAAAAAATTACAGCAAAAGAGATAAGTGTTGTTACTGTGCCAGATGGAGAACAGTATAAAAATATGCAAACAATTGATATGATTTTAGATCATTGTTTTGAGAATAGACTTGATAGAAAGTCACTTTTAGTTGCTTTTGGTGGTGGAGTTATTGGAGATATGACAGGTTTTGCTGCTTCTATTTATCAAAGAGGAATTAATTTTGTGCAAGTTCCAACAACACTGCTTTCTCAAGTTGATGCAAGTGTTGGAGGAAAAACAGGAATAAATAATAAGTATGGGAAAAATCTTATTGGTGCTTTTCATCAACCAAAAGAGGTATTAATTGATCCATATTTTTTAACAACTTTGCCAAAAAGAGAGTTTGGTGCAGGTATTGCAGAAATTATTAAGATGGCTGTAACTTTTAATAAAGATTTTTTTCAATGGCTAGAAGAAAATGATTTAACAAAAGAAGAGAATATTAAAATAGCAATTCAAAAATCAGTTGAAACAAAAGCAAATGTAGTTATTCAAGATGAAAAAGAGAATGGCATTAGAGCAGCTTTAAATTATGGGCATACTTTTGGACATGTAATTGAAAATGAAACCCAATACAAAACATATTTACATGGTGAAGCTGTTGGTATTGGTATGGTTATGGCAAATGAACTTGCAGTAAAGTTAGGTCATATAAGCCAAGAAGAAGCTTCAAGAGTAAAAAAATTACTAGAAAAGTATAATATTCCTACAAGTTACAAAATTGTAGATGTTGAAGAGTTTTATGAGCATTTCTTTTTGGATAAAAAATCTCTTGATAATAAGATTAAGTTTATTCTTCCAAAAAAAATAGGAAGTTGTCTAATTACAGATGAAATAAATAAAGATGACGTAATAGAAGTTTTAAAGGTTTTTAATTAATGAAAAAAGGTTTCTTTACTTATATTTTTGCAGCTTTATTGCTTCTTAACTTTTGTGTTTATGCAAATGAATTAGATGATGATATTTTAGATGAACCAAAAGAGTTAACAGCACAAGATTTAGCAAACCAAGAAATAGCTCAAAGACAAGCGGCTTTAAAAGAAAGAAGTATGCAAGATCTTGCTCAAATTGGTGTATTGCAAAAAAGAATAGAAGAGTTAAATGAAAAGTTAAAAGATAATATTTTATTAAAAAGATATAGTAATTATTTAGCTTATAGAAAAATATCTAAAGAGCTTGAACTATTAAAACAAAGTGCAAAAAGTGAAGGCAAAACAGATGAACATTATTCTCAATTAAATAATAAAATTAGAATTAAACAAAATGAGTTAGAACTTATATCTGAGTATAAAGGTTCACCAATTGGGAGTTTATTAAGTCCCCCAGAAGTTGAAAAATATGAAGATATAACTAATCCTTTTGGAATAATTAATGCATTGTCATATATAAAAAAACTTGAAAACAATAAAAAAGAGTTTATAACAATAGAAAAAGATATCGCAAATCTTATATCTTTATTGGGAAAAAAAGTTTTTTTATATTTGGAATTATATAATTTAGATCAAAAAACTCAATATAAAGAGATATTGACTTTTTTAGATAAGCAAAAAAAAGATTTTAATATGGTACTTGAAATTGTATCAACAACAGAAGAAGTTTATACAAGAAAAGTTGAACAAGTAACATTAGAAATAAAATCACAAATTTCAAGTCAAATAGAGAAAATTTTTACAATTTTTATAATTGTTTTTTTACTATTTTTTATATCTTTTTTAATAAAACTAGGTTTAAAAAAATACTTTTCTCAAAATGAGAGTTATTATCTCACAAATAAAATTATCAATTTTCTAGTTGTATTTATAATAGTTTTAATAGTTTTATTTTCATATATAGATAATGTTTCATATGTAGTAACAATCTTAGGTTTCGCATCAGCTGGTATTGCGATTGCTTTAAAAGATTGGTTTATGTCTATATTTGGATGGCTTGTAATTGTAACATCTGGTTCTATTCAAGTAGGAGATAGAATTAAAGTTACTAGAAATGGTCTTGAAGTTGTAGGAGATGTTTTAGATATTTCATTATTTAAAATTACTATTAGAGAGGATATAACTTTAACATCATATATGGTAAATAGAAGAACGGGAAGAATATTTT
The window above is part of the Malaciobacter marinus genome. Proteins encoded here:
- a CDS encoding MarR family winged helix-turn-helix transcriptional regulator — protein: MEKQHLDQFFKETVSNPRYEQFAIALPITLIYRNLFNETEHYIKEKYDLSHSEIDVLAALYFNGKTLSPTDLYSATVFSSGGMTKVLKKLECRKLISRIPSAQDKRSMLVSLEQKGEELTLKCMDEMIENRKYFFDILSEEETKTLKKILKKLTYRLF
- a CDS encoding PAS domain-containing sensor histidine kinase, with amino-acid sequence MKNVKSLYVTFAISIFFIVTIFMSISATFSYVSTKNSIIENMKESSENTVNTLKNNLAILIPSYAVNDYTNLLYNEIKNKEIFAIVVKDYSMGKVVGKEAYITGKIRQGDNIVAFDTKNKSHVSSLKTCYYKKEFDIKSMLKKDLGHITLCISDEKMKKELHGIIYKTINNTILISLFLIICLFALFHYLLMKPISKIISSLNNTDKDGIPINELPLAFSKELNLLAITANKMLYSIKSSRNILKKSESRLKYLLEMSPIAVRIAKDKGTKVVFSNHTYASLIKEDYVIDSDPSKYYKDKNEYKQIVEKIKNKEKIFNRLVEFKIKDKTVWALASYMSIKFDQEDSVIGWFYDVTREKNLQKELTNQKNEFEAIFKYTKDGLALLDLQSNFLKFNEAYLKLTGYTKKELLTKSCIGLTAIEDKSRTQEAINDVLKDGSKINFEKSCLVKDGRTVRVNMSLVLLPDKKTILLSAKDITEQNIIQSQAKLASMGEMIGNIAHQWRQPLNIISTIASSIKVKNEFGQKVELDDLLFDMTHIMQQTQYLSKTIDDFRNFIKDTNEKEVLSIVNTIEKTLVIIHSSFLNNNIKIIKDYEDDIEILGYENQLIQAIMNILNNSKDAIVENVLDDDEKIVYISTKIVNKELIVSIKDSGKGIDKNNIDKVFEPYFTTKHQSVGTGIGLSLAHQIITEHHNALIEVSNCTFTANSKKYKGACTNLIFKI
- a CDS encoding TolC family protein, which produces MKKIYFLFFIPILLMGQTLDELIDLSIKNRLVDSYKSDLESLKKEYNSVKSGYLPSLNLGVNYSKANKEIASTPDNNTTLNASIDYTLYDGGKKYDRYSSYEMSIKGKKEDLSSIKNQISLDVTKYYYDYLSLLAKKDAKNKEIEQLKAQYERLNRFLEAGTTTEDEIQKIISRVQSANVSLHEIELELQTIIHNLKYITGQTVSIDDGSFVEPLKQEQIQSNRADINSLKFQVKALFEDASAQKSDYLPTISVSNTYTHADMNYDNSDFKAPYDEQNIFSVNLKWNIFSFGETKNRFESKYRKYISAKSKYEYEKNRANVDLQLAKKAYEIAKLKIDSAQAGLKAANSAYEVIKSKYQSGLIDNVAFLESLSEKYEAISVLKSALYDIEVKKANLIYHSGKNLKEYIR
- a CDS encoding efflux RND transporter permease subunit, translating into MFSSFFIKNPVFAAVVSIIIVLTGTVSMINLPIEQYPRVIPPQIIVSAAYPGASAETIAKTVAAPIEEQINGATDMIYMNSVASDNGTISINVFFEVGTNPNDAKIDVNNRVQAALSKLPEQVQRQGVNVRERSPSMLQVVMLHSPSNAHDIKYLSNYALINIVDDLKRISGVGDATIFGAKDYAIRVWIDPQKLAKQKLTTAEVIDAIKEQNAQYAAGKFAAEPIVNKQMFTYTLQTQERMSTPEQFGNIIIRANEDGSALTLKDVATIELGAQSYNMTTELNNQPAIPIGIFLQSGANALETAKAVENVLENASKTFPAGLEYKIPYDSTEFVEISIKEVAKTFVEAIILVIAIIFLFLQNWRATLIPVLAVPVSIIGAFIGMYALGFSINLLTLFGLVLAIGIVVDDAIIVIENVERHMSEGKSAKEASFMAMKEVSSALIAIVLVLSSVFIPVAFMGGLSGEMYRQFAITIVVSIAISGFVALTLTPSLCAIMLKDVHTKPKGFFKWFNNMFDKATQKYSVLVQKTIRYSILSILLFGGLIFVSYDMLKDLKTGLVPQEDQGTIFLFSYNPPGASLSRTEKLTKEINQIVMDNENVEEVVSLAGLDLVTFGQRTHAAATIIKLNDWEERPNAMQHATVINEKFNKQLMATSDGFTFGVLPPPIMGMSISGGFEMYVQDRSGGKIENLSKYVNEIVSKANKREELQGVRTSLNPNIPQYRILVDIKKAKAKGVRVDEIYNTLSATFGSYYVNDFNLYGRTYKVNLQAKGEYRKGVEDLKFVLVRSKDGQLVPISSLVTVKPIVGADIVERFNLFQAAKVSGQPAFGFSSGDALNAIEEVAKEVLPQGYTISWVGTAYQEKQISSSSAQAFIFGIVLLFLILAAQYGKWLMPISVLLAVPFAIFGAIVATHLRGLENDIYFQVGLLVLTGLAAKNAILIVEFALQKQKEGLSLVDSAVEAAKIRLRPIIMTSLAFTLGVVPLALSSGAGAASRHSLGTGVIGGMISATFIAIIFIPLFYILVSKLSKKQK
- a CDS encoding TetR/AcrR family transcriptional regulator, with the translated sequence MAQKICKHQKRESIAFSCKSLILQEGLKDLTISSLAKEANIGKGTIYEYFENKEDIVLELANILHTEYLDEVYKLAAKKNSIEDKIKVLILTSYEKRFIEYRKIFKELIGVSYYKTNCAFMLFQNHWYKQNYQLLYKYIQKAIKNKEIKENSTIFIDSILSTFVGYFMLSFSKSDLQKTINSIDSYINNLFLMLRV
- a CDS encoding efflux RND transporter periplasmic adaptor subunit, with the protein product MRKRVLPLIVLIVLGFNACSDDTQAKQQANSKQQRPALPVKVFDVKNETPTISKEYPAVITPFEEVKVIARVSGTLEEKFFKEGQYVKKGQLLYKIEEDVYKTNLNMASANVKKAQANYNKSLKDYQRANKLLKSKAISVQKYDEYVYIYQDAKAQLESSKASLEKAKIEYDYATVEAPISGIVGIKQSDIGDYVGTNASNSLLVTITSINPVHAEFSLTKNDVVSFIEQVRSKKVYVTLDVLGKSYKGEIDYISPRLDLDTDTLLLRAKFNNDDNNLIVGEFTKISLNNITVKNVHIIPEEAILKTANGDFLYVVQDGIAKLKPIKLGSLLQSGVVVKSGLKTGDKIIVSNIAKVRPDTKVQVLGK